In a genomic window of Shouchella clausii:
- a CDS encoding YutD family protein: protein MVTISGIEYEVLENERNGWNEEAFKARYSDVLNKYDYIVGDWGYNQLRLRGFFDDKNKKSTFDKKISTLPDYLYEYCNFGCAYFVLRKVRKQAM from the coding sequence ATGGTGACGATTTCAGGCATTGAATATGAAGTCCTCGAAAACGAGCGCAATGGTTGGAATGAGGAGGCATTCAAAGCGCGGTACAGCGATGTACTGAACAAATATGATTACATCGTCGGCGATTGGGGCTACAACCAACTGCGGTTGCGCGGCTTTTTTGATGACAAAAACAAAAAATCAACATTCGATAAAAAAATTAGCACGTTACCCGACTATCTTTACGAATACTGCAATTTTGGTTGCGCTTATTTTGTCTTGCGAAAAGTAAGGAAACAAGCTATGTAA
- a CDS encoding YhcN/YlaJ family sporulation lipoprotein: MKNHFVPAVASLLLLCACTGNNAGLDDNGQRMQTLDNDTLMAETGRDFGYGFSRYTENEVGRANHTVGALTVDRGMLADVVTRLVLSLEQIEEAATLVTDKYALVVYEDRAQQMTEEEVAEQVKRAASASLPRFYEVYVANDRTRIRDIERFASLPSGNGYQHLLQDTIETFKQYPQGNQ, translated from the coding sequence ATGAAGAATCACTTTGTGCCTGCTGTGGCAAGCCTCCTATTGCTGTGCGCTTGCACAGGCAACAATGCTGGTCTCGATGATAATGGACAACGCATGCAAACATTGGACAATGATACACTTATGGCGGAAACAGGCAGAGATTTTGGTTATGGGTTTTCCCGCTATACCGAAAACGAAGTAGGACGGGCAAACCACACCGTTGGCGCCTTAACAGTTGATAGAGGGATGCTTGCCGATGTGGTCACCCGGTTAGTGCTTAGCCTCGAGCAAATTGAAGAAGCCGCAACGCTTGTCACTGACAAATATGCGCTCGTTGTGTATGAAGATCGAGCACAGCAAATGACAGAAGAGGAAGTAGCCGAACAAGTTAAACGGGCGGCATCGGCTTCACTGCCGCGCTTTTATGAGGTATACGTGGCAAACGACCGTACTCGCATAAGAGATATTGAGCGTTTTGCTTCACTGCCGTCTGGCAATGGCTATCAACATCTTTTGCAAGATACAATCGAAACATTTAAACAATACCCACAGGGCAATCAGTAA
- a CDS encoding phosphatidylglycerophosphatase A family protein, which yields MGKDAVAEKAKEWLQDRGVSLHDIAVLVYFLQEKYHPGLSLALCLENVERVLSKREVQNAVLTGIQLDLLTEKKCLESPLQEILARDEGLYGVDEIIALSIVNVYGSIGLTNYGYIDKQKPGILKKLNDKSTGACHTFLDDIVGAIAAAASSRLAHRKANTE from the coding sequence ATGGGAAAAGACGCGGTGGCAGAAAAGGCAAAAGAATGGTTGCAAGATCGCGGAGTCAGTTTGCATGACATCGCCGTTCTCGTGTACTTTCTGCAAGAAAAATACCATCCTGGCTTATCACTAGCGCTATGCTTAGAAAATGTTGAACGTGTTCTTTCCAAACGGGAAGTCCAAAATGCAGTGTTAACGGGGATTCAACTAGATTTGCTAACTGAAAAGAAATGCTTAGAATCGCCTTTGCAAGAAATTTTAGCACGGGATGAAGGGCTTTATGGCGTAGATGAAATTATTGCATTGTCAATCGTCAACGTCTACGGCTCCATCGGGCTCACAAATTATGGTTATATTGATAAACAAAAGCCAGGGATATTAAAGAAACTAAACGATAAATCGACAGGCGCTTGCCATACATTTCTCGATGATATTGTCGGCGCGATTGCTGCCGCCGCCTCGAGCAGGCTCGCCCACAGAAAAGCGAATACAGAATAA
- a CDS encoding YunC family protein, with translation MIDVQPITIEKEMFVAITVKLPKTNFMAVTCDTGYIMCGALDVKLLNEKLKERGIIAGRAVGVRTIEQLLEAPLESVTLKCEELGIHKGMTGKDALLKMKQSM, from the coding sequence ATGATTGATGTTCAGCCAATTACGATTGAGAAGGAAATGTTTGTCGCCATTACGGTCAAATTGCCGAAAACAAACTTTATGGCCGTGACATGCGACACAGGATACATTATGTGTGGGGCCCTTGACGTGAAGCTGTTAAACGAAAAGCTGAAAGAACGGGGAATTATCGCAGGACGTGCGGTTGGCGTTCGCACAATTGAACAGTTGCTTGAAGCGCCGCTGGAATCTGTTACACTCAAGTGTGAGGAGTTAGGCATTCATAAAGGAATGACAGGAAAAGACGCGCTTTTAAAAATGAAACAATCGATGTAA
- a CDS encoding M23 family metallopeptidase — protein MRHRVWLCFLIVLLSFSSFWPDTAASAQKQTDPNLYSERLALYKKMEVLTSVPWHYLAAVDSYERGLRKALRDREQAKGLVSIYYPKEEWVGALNPNINDNDPTTISLFEGIGLDGNGDGKANIEDDEDVLYTFARYLESHGYSDEDFRIALWHFYQREQSVNIVSGHAKVYETFQTLDLHQHAFVMPLHHNYSYRSTWGDKRGWGGRRIHEGTDIFANYNVPIQSSSYGIVETIGWNPYGGWRVGIRDLDNIYHYYAHLNGYEKGLEKGSIVKAGQVIGYCGSSGYGKPGTQGKFPPHLHYGMYRDNGITEWSFDPFPSLKQWERAAKIAKKNSS, from the coding sequence TTGCGACACCGTGTATGGCTATGTTTCCTTATTGTTCTTCTTAGTTTTTCTAGTTTTTGGCCAGACACAGCTGCAAGTGCGCAAAAGCAGACAGATCCAAACTTATATTCAGAAAGGCTTGCTTTGTATAAAAAAATGGAAGTTCTTACAAGCGTCCCTTGGCACTATTTAGCAGCTGTCGACTCCTACGAACGGGGTTTACGGAAAGCATTAAGGGACCGCGAACAAGCAAAAGGCCTTGTGTCCATTTATTATCCAAAAGAAGAATGGGTTGGCGCACTGAATCCAAACATAAACGATAATGATCCGACGACGATTAGCTTATTTGAAGGAATCGGCCTTGATGGAAATGGTGATGGGAAAGCAAACATCGAGGATGATGAAGACGTCCTATATACATTTGCTCGCTATTTAGAGTCTCACGGTTACTCTGACGAGGATTTCCGTATTGCCCTTTGGCATTTTTACCAACGTGAACAAAGCGTTAATATTGTAAGTGGCCATGCAAAAGTATACGAAACGTTTCAAACGCTCGACTTACATCAGCATGCCTTTGTCATGCCCCTTCATCATAATTATAGCTACCGCAGTACGTGGGGCGATAAGCGGGGCTGGGGCGGTAGGCGCATTCATGAAGGAACCGATATTTTTGCCAATTACAATGTCCCGATCCAATCTTCTTCATATGGCATTGTTGAAACGATAGGTTGGAACCCTTACGGCGGATGGCGTGTAGGCATACGCGACCTCGACAATATTTATCATTATTACGCCCATTTAAATGGCTATGAAAAAGGATTGGAGAAAGGATCGATTGTAAAGGCAGGACAAGTCATCGGTTATTGCGGCAGCTCAGGCTACGGCAAACCAGGAACACAAGGAAAATTCCCGCCTCATCTTCATTACGGAATGTACAGAGACAATGGCATCACCGAATGGTCATTTGACCCATTTCCTTCATTAAAACAATGGGAGCGTGCTGCTAAAATAGCGAAAAAAAACAGTTCGTAA
- a CDS encoding Na+/H+ antiporter NhaC family protein, giving the protein MEHAFGWWSLLPPILALTLVILTRKVLISLGIAILVGAFMVFDQHIGQALAGIFQTIAGLLFSFEAVDSPTFSGVVQAITDAGFALNDWELYIVLFLMLVGMVASLITFSGGGQAFSRWASRRIKTRKSSLFLPFVLGFVIFIDDYFNALTVGNMSRPLTDRYRVSRAKLAYIVDSTSAPICVIMPLSSWGAFIIGTLATVLTANQLDEFGAFQAFLYTVPINFYALISLLFIVLIILFNIDIGLMKRHEDRAKATGELTDPAKGDVPGDLDEALVMTNGRVYQLFLPIIALVVATTSLLFYTGATAAAAEGLPATLLNMLEYTDIGFSLLLGSCIGFIVAVATTLASKPNLPDFGRALKAGVTAMMPAIYILVLAWTTIDMINRLGTGAFLASLVSDSVNPGFLPVMLFLIACFSGLATGTSWGTFGILLPIAGQMAALIEPSMAIPMFAAVLAGSIFGDHISPISDTTVLSAAGSGAHHMDHVLTQLPYAVLTAIIAGVAFLVLGFFGPIFAWIAAGALLAVTVLALQALNKQASGKQATQS; this is encoded by the coding sequence TTGGAACATGCATTTGGATGGTGGTCGCTATTGCCGCCGATTCTGGCATTAACGCTCGTGATATTGACACGAAAAGTGTTAATCTCTCTCGGGATTGCAATTTTGGTCGGTGCCTTTATGGTGTTTGACCAACATATAGGGCAAGCATTGGCTGGCATATTCCAAACAATTGCCGGATTGTTGTTTTCCTTTGAAGCAGTCGATTCGCCTACATTTTCCGGTGTTGTGCAAGCCATTACGGATGCAGGATTTGCATTAAATGATTGGGAATTGTATATCGTTTTATTCCTAATGCTGGTTGGCATGGTCGCGAGCTTAATTACGTTTTCCGGTGGGGGACAAGCATTCAGCCGCTGGGCGTCTAGACGGATTAAGACAAGAAAGTCGTCGTTGTTTTTGCCGTTTGTGTTAGGGTTTGTGATTTTTATTGATGATTATTTTAACGCTCTAACTGTCGGCAATATGAGCCGACCGTTAACAGACCGATATCGTGTTTCACGGGCGAAGCTTGCTTACATTGTTGATTCAACGTCAGCGCCCATTTGTGTCATCATGCCTTTATCTAGCTGGGGTGCTTTTATTATCGGGACGTTGGCGACTGTTTTAACAGCTAACCAGTTAGACGAATTCGGTGCATTCCAAGCGTTTTTATACACAGTACCGATTAATTTTTATGCATTAATTTCGTTATTGTTTATCGTTCTAATTATTTTATTTAACATCGACATTGGCCTGATGAAACGCCATGAAGACCGGGCAAAAGCCACTGGCGAATTGACGGACCCTGCAAAAGGAGATGTGCCTGGCGATTTAGATGAAGCGCTCGTCATGACTAATGGCCGCGTTTACCAGCTATTTTTGCCGATCATTGCCCTTGTTGTTGCGACCACTTCGCTTTTGTTTTATACTGGCGCGACGGCAGCCGCTGCGGAAGGGTTGCCGGCGACACTACTCAATATGCTTGAGTACACGGATATCGGCTTTTCGTTGCTTCTTGGCAGTTGCATTGGCTTTATCGTTGCTGTTGCAACAACGTTAGCATCTAAGCCAAATTTGCCAGACTTCGGAAGAGCCTTAAAAGCCGGCGTGACGGCGATGATGCCAGCGATTTACATTCTAGTGCTTGCCTGGACGACGATTGACATGATTAATCGCCTAGGCACAGGCGCGTTTTTGGCATCGCTAGTGAGTGATTCCGTCAACCCTGGCTTTTTGCCTGTCATGCTATTTTTGATTGCTTGTTTTTCGGGGCTTGCGACAGGTACATCGTGGGGAACGTTTGGCATTTTGCTGCCAATTGCCGGGCAAATGGCGGCACTGATCGAGCCGTCGATGGCGATTCCAATGTTTGCAGCTGTTTTAGCTGGTTCGATTTTTGGCGACCACATCTCGCCGATTTCCGATACAACCGTTTTGTCGGCAGCTGGTTCTGGCGCTCACCACATGGATCATGTGCTGACGCAGTTGCCTTATGCGGTGTTAACGGCTATAATCGCTGGTGTTGCTTTTCTCGTCCTTGGCTTTTTCGGCCCGATTTTTGCTTGGATTGCTGCTGGTGCGCTCCTCGCTGTCACGGTGTTGGCCCTTCAAGCGCTAAACAAACAAGCTTCCGGTAAGCAAGCAACCCAATCATAA
- the yunB gene encoding sporulation protein YunB: protein MKRFKGGPIKGQKQERGPLPFRYVLLISSVLFTLLSLQGLWFVDQQLRPIISQIAHREMERIATYTIQQALTEELGQTDMNDMLITETNGDGQITYVTLDTQKYNKLLGNVQHRVHEAINAIQRNEDNTYGASEGTVATIPLGRALNNSLLNDVGPGIPLRFALIGDAKVGMKDESEQLGINNTRLSFYVTIEVGMDVILPFSETADTVSVELPAGFAFISGEVPQFYGGQLPIVNYPALEANTEQQPEEENDSQ from the coding sequence ATGAAACGGTTTAAAGGAGGCCCGATTAAAGGCCAAAAACAAGAGAGAGGGCCGCTTCCTTTTCGCTATGTGCTGCTCATTTCGTCCGTGCTATTCACGCTTTTGTCCTTGCAAGGGCTTTGGTTTGTCGACCAACAGCTGCGCCCAATTATTTCGCAAATTGCCCATCGGGAAATGGAGCGGATTGCGACGTATACGATTCAGCAAGCGTTGACCGAAGAGCTAGGCCAAACTGACATGAACGATATGCTCATTACTGAAACGAACGGAGACGGTCAGATTACGTATGTCACATTGGACACTCAAAAATACAACAAGCTCCTCGGCAATGTCCAGCACCGTGTCCATGAGGCGATAAATGCAATCCAACGCAATGAAGACAATACATACGGCGCAAGCGAAGGCACAGTGGCGACGATCCCTTTAGGAAGAGCGCTCAACAACTCGTTATTAAACGATGTCGGGCCAGGCATTCCCTTACGGTTTGCATTAATTGGCGATGCAAAAGTAGGCATGAAGGACGAAAGCGAGCAGCTGGGCATTAACAATACGAGGCTGTCTTTTTATGTCACGATCGAAGTGGGCATGGATGTGATTTTGCCCTTTTCTGAGACGGCAGATACAGTATCGGTTGAGTTGCCGGCAGGTTTCGCCTTTATTTCTGGGGAAGTGCCGCAGTTTTATGGAGGCCAACTGCCAATCGTCAATTATCCAGCTCTTGAGGCGAATACAGAACAGCAGCCTGAGGAAGAAAATGACAGCCAATAA
- the yutH gene encoding spore coat putative kinase YutH, producing MLERNLYDQYKLYCDERFTVGPYEGFRANNQAYIILPKDECMAEEVEMMAFCDFMRQAGDESVLELVPSRVNQSSALIDGVESYVFKVPAFNEFRGVRIQSDWDLGEQLYTWHKRGQQGRQHWKKASFTPWQELWATRLEQLEDWYQVIVNQGPQTTTDEAFLCTYPYFMGMTENAIQFAVDTQLDVKKELHDEPTICHRRFGETSWLYMSERGHIVKPPTAFLYDHPARDLAEWIRENRPLEESRQNWERIASFCGGYEEWQVLTPYTWQMMYARLIFPLHYFEVIENYYQAQLPHEQREYGKQFQQLLDRETSNADFLGELADEAKLSRYPQMPLLDWLKGQTL from the coding sequence TTGCTGGAACGGAATTTGTATGACCAGTATAAGCTTTACTGTGACGAGCGTTTTACTGTTGGGCCGTATGAAGGTTTCAGAGCAAATAACCAAGCCTATATCATTTTGCCAAAGGATGAATGCATGGCCGAGGAAGTGGAGATGATGGCGTTTTGCGACTTTATGCGCCAAGCAGGCGATGAGTCTGTCCTGGAACTTGTACCAAGTCGCGTCAACCAGTCTTCCGCCTTAATTGATGGCGTTGAGTCATACGTGTTTAAAGTCCCCGCATTCAATGAATTTCGCGGCGTCCGGATTCAATCGGATTGGGATTTAGGGGAGCAGCTTTATACATGGCATAAGCGTGGTCAACAAGGGCGTCAACATTGGAAAAAGGCTAGTTTTACACCATGGCAAGAGCTATGGGCGACAAGATTGGAGCAGCTTGAAGATTGGTACCAAGTGATCGTTAATCAAGGACCTCAGACGACAACCGATGAAGCATTTCTCTGCACATACCCTTATTTTATGGGAATGACGGAAAATGCGATTCAATTTGCTGTTGATACTCAATTAGATGTTAAAAAGGAGCTGCATGACGAACCGACGATTTGCCATCGTCGTTTTGGAGAGACGAGTTGGCTTTATATGTCTGAACGGGGCCACATTGTCAAACCGCCTACTGCCTTTTTATATGACCACCCAGCACGAGATTTAGCAGAGTGGATCCGCGAGAACCGTCCACTGGAGGAATCTAGGCAGAACTGGGAGCGAATCGCTTCATTTTGTGGGGGGTATGAAGAGTGGCAAGTGCTTACTCCCTATACGTGGCAAATGATGTATGCGCGTTTGATTTTCCCACTGCATTATTTTGAAGTGATTGAAAACTATTACCAAGCACAGCTTCCCCATGAACAACGTGAGTATGGAAAGCAATTCCAACAGTTGCTTGATCGGGAAACAAGCAATGCTGATTTTCTCGGTGAATTGGCAGATGAGGCAAAACTAAGCCGTTACCCGCAAATGCCGTTGCTTGATTGGTTAAAAGGCCAGACTTTATAG
- a CDS encoding thymidylate synthase, whose product MEQYLQLCEHVLQNGSPKSDRTGTGTISVFGYQMRFDLEKGFPIVTTKKLHMRSIIHELLWFLKGDTNIRYLQENGVRIWNEWADENGDLGPVYGKQWRSWEGANGKTVDQITEVVEQIKMNPNSRRLIVNAWNVAEIEEMALAPCHCLFQFYVNDGKLSCQLYQRSADIFLGVPFNISSYALLTMMIAQVCRLKPGEFIHTFGDAHLYSNHIEQTKLQLTRKPKQLPTMHINPEVTDLFAFTYDDFELKHYDPHPHIKAEVSV is encoded by the coding sequence ATGGAACAATACTTGCAGTTATGCGAGCACGTTTTGCAAAACGGCTCGCCAAAATCAGATCGGACAGGCACTGGCACCATTAGCGTATTTGGTTACCAAATGCGCTTTGATTTAGAAAAGGGTTTTCCAATTGTCACAACGAAAAAATTGCATATGCGTTCGATCATCCATGAATTGCTTTGGTTTCTAAAAGGCGACACGAACATCCGTTATTTGCAAGAAAATGGCGTTCGTATTTGGAATGAATGGGCTGATGAAAACGGCGACCTTGGGCCTGTTTACGGAAAACAATGGCGCTCCTGGGAAGGGGCAAACGGCAAAACAGTCGACCAAATTACTGAAGTGGTTGAGCAAATAAAAATGAATCCGAATTCTCGCCGCTTAATTGTCAATGCGTGGAATGTCGCGGAGATTGAAGAAATGGCGCTCGCGCCATGCCATTGCTTGTTTCAGTTTTACGTAAACGACGGAAAACTTTCTTGCCAATTGTACCAGCGCAGTGCCGATATTTTTCTTGGTGTACCTTTTAATATATCGTCTTATGCACTGTTAACGATGATGATTGCCCAAGTGTGCAGATTAAAGCCTGGTGAATTTATCCACACGTTTGGCGATGCCCATTTGTACAGCAACCATATTGAACAGACGAAGCTTCAATTAACGCGTAAACCAAAACAGCTGCCAACGATGCATATCAATCCAGAGGTAACAGACCTGTTTGCGTTTACTTACGATGATTTTGAACTGAAACATTATGATCCTCATCCGCATATTAAAGCAGAGGTGTCCGTATGA
- the lipA gene encoding lipoyl synthase has product MPEKDEKEQHVRKPDWLKIKLNTNESYTGLKKMMREKKLHTVCEEARCPNIHECWAVRKTATFMILGDICTRGCRFCAVKTGLPTELDLQEPERVAESVETMGLKHVVITAVARDDLKDGGAAVFAETVRAVRRKNPFCTIEVLPSDMLGNESSLQTLMDARPNIMNHNIETVRRLTPKVRARAKYDRTLEFLRRAKEMHPDIPTKSSLMVGLGETKEEILETMDDLRANNVDILTIGQYLQPTKKHLKVIKYYHPDEFAELKEIAMQKGFSHCEAGPLVRSSYHADEQVNQAQVNMEARKAQGEQQRV; this is encoded by the coding sequence ATGCCAGAAAAAGATGAAAAAGAGCAACATGTGCGCAAACCTGACTGGCTAAAAATCAAGCTGAATACGAACGAGTCTTATACAGGCTTGAAAAAAATGATGCGCGAGAAAAAACTACATACTGTATGTGAAGAAGCACGCTGCCCGAACATCCATGAATGTTGGGCGGTTCGAAAAACGGCCACTTTTATGATCCTTGGCGATATTTGTACACGAGGTTGTCGTTTTTGTGCAGTCAAGACAGGGTTGCCGACGGAACTTGATTTGCAAGAGCCAGAGCGCGTGGCAGAATCGGTGGAGACAATGGGGTTAAAACACGTCGTCATTACTGCCGTTGCCCGTGACGATTTAAAAGACGGCGGCGCCGCAGTGTTTGCCGAAACGGTACGGGCAGTACGCCGGAAAAACCCGTTTTGCACGATTGAAGTTTTGCCTTCTGACATGCTTGGCAATGAATCAAGCTTGCAAACATTAATGGATGCGCGCCCGAATATAATGAATCACAATATTGAAACCGTAAGAAGGCTAACACCAAAAGTCAGAGCGAGAGCAAAATATGACCGTACACTCGAGTTTTTGCGGAGAGCAAAAGAAATGCATCCTGATATTCCGACTAAATCGAGCCTAATGGTAGGCCTAGGGGAAACGAAGGAAGAAATTTTGGAAACAATGGATGATTTGCGGGCTAATAATGTTGACATTTTGACGATTGGCCAATATTTACAACCAACAAAGAAACATTTAAAAGTGATTAAGTATTACCATCCAGACGAATTTGCCGAGTTAAAGGAAATCGCTATGCAAAAAGGCTTTAGCCATTGTGAAGCAGGACCGCTTGTCCGTTCGTCATACCATGCAGACGAACAAGTGAACCAAGCGCAAGTCAACATGGAAGCAAGAAAAGCACAAGGGGAGCAACAGCGCGTATAA
- a CDS encoding TIGR01457 family HAD-type hydrolase codes for MKAYKSYLFDLDGTVYHGSEPIVDAVNFINQLAKCHIPYGFVTNNSTRSPKQVAKRLNGMGISAEPWQIMTSSVATASYLQAKMPHSALYIIGEEGLFEALAAFAQTEDKPDAVVIGLDRAITHEKLSKAARFVANGADLIATNPDAMITTESGLVVGNGALVAAVAYATKTEPIVIGKPGAAIVEAAIKQLKLDPRHTVFVGDNYDTDLLAGIHAGIDTIHVQTGITTDLSAYKIQPTYSIPSLADWPM; via the coding sequence ATGAAAGCCTATAAAAGTTACTTATTTGATTTAGATGGGACTGTGTATCATGGCAGTGAGCCAATCGTAGACGCAGTCAATTTTATCAATCAATTAGCCAAATGCCATATTCCTTATGGCTTTGTTACGAACAATTCAACGAGAAGCCCCAAACAAGTTGCCAAACGATTAAATGGAATGGGCATCTCAGCCGAGCCTTGGCAAATTATGACTTCTAGCGTAGCGACAGCCTCTTATTTACAAGCAAAAATGCCCCATTCCGCGCTTTATATTATTGGCGAAGAAGGGCTGTTTGAAGCATTGGCAGCATTTGCGCAGACAGAAGACAAGCCTGATGCTGTTGTCATTGGGCTAGATCGGGCGATTACCCATGAAAAACTGAGCAAGGCAGCCCGCTTTGTGGCAAATGGAGCGGACTTGATTGCGACAAATCCAGATGCGATGATTACAACCGAGTCAGGGCTTGTTGTCGGAAACGGCGCCCTTGTAGCAGCGGTGGCGTACGCAACAAAAACAGAACCGATTGTCATTGGCAAGCCAGGAGCTGCGATTGTTGAAGCTGCCATCAAACAGTTAAAGCTTGACCCGCGTCACACTGTTTTTGTCGGCGACAATTATGATACAGACTTGCTCGCTGGTATTCATGCTGGCATTGACACGATCCATGTACAAACGGGGATCACAACCGATTTATCTGCGTATAAAATTCAACCGACATATAGCATCCCTTCTTTAGCAGATTGGCCAATGTAA
- a CDS encoding DUF86 domain-containing protein — MYFVDRQRIEQTLDYMEHLLKMMKEEAFGTSDKDRLALERTASVLIEAVIDVGNQMIDAFIMRDPGGYEDIIDILLDEKVIIDETAAGLKQLIRRRKALVYQYASLKANDVRSWLQESQPSLEAFPPAVRQYLKNELGVITAFLPDKDNR, encoded by the coding sequence ATGTATTTTGTTGACAGGCAGCGGATCGAACAAACGCTTGATTATATGGAACATTTATTAAAAATGATGAAGGAAGAGGCGTTTGGTACGAGTGATAAGGACCGCCTCGCATTAGAACGAACCGCCTCTGTGCTGATTGAAGCAGTTATTGACGTCGGCAACCAGATGATTGACGCCTTTATTATGCGTGATCCAGGGGGGTACGAAGATATTATCGACATCTTGCTTGATGAAAAAGTCATTATAGACGAAACGGCAGCAGGATTAAAACAGTTGATTCGCCGCCGTAAAGCGCTTGTCTATCAATATGCAAGCCTTAAGGCGAACGACGTACGGAGCTGGCTCCAGGAAAGCCAACCAAGTTTGGAGGCTTTCCCGCCTGCTGTCCGCCAATATTTAAAAAATGAACTTGGCGTCATTACCGCATTTCTTCCAGATAAAGACAATCGTTGA
- a CDS encoding dihydrofolate reductase has translation MIVFVYARDAHYGIGQDNGLPWHLPADLRHFKRTTTGKTIVMGRKTFDSMGGPLPNRKNVVLTRSSSFQAEGAEVIHSLDDVLQLSKQEAIYVIGGAEIFALLWDICDKHIVTVIDEKFEADTFVPPLSEQEWELVETVPGPIDEKNRYPHEYRTYVRKQAK, from the coding sequence ATGATTGTGTTTGTTTATGCACGAGACGCCCACTATGGCATCGGCCAAGACAACGGGTTGCCTTGGCATTTGCCTGCTGATTTGCGCCATTTTAAGCGGACAACGACAGGTAAAACGATTGTCATGGGCCGAAAAACATTTGACTCTATGGGTGGGCCATTGCCGAATCGCAAAAACGTTGTTCTCACGAGAAGCAGCTCCTTTCAAGCAGAAGGAGCGGAAGTAATCCATTCACTCGACGATGTCCTGCAACTTAGCAAACAGGAAGCGATTTACGTCATAGGTGGAGCGGAGATTTTTGCGCTGTTATGGGACATATGTGACAAACACATTGTCACGGTTATTGACGAAAAATTTGAAGCGGATACGTTTGTCCCCCCTCTATCTGAGCAAGAATGGGAGCTTGTGGAAACAGTGCCTGGACCAATAGATGAAAAAAACCGCTATCCCCACGAATATCGGACTTACGTGCGTAAACAAGCAAAATAA